The genome window GGCAAGGATTTTGAGGAACTGGATGAGTGCATCGCCCGCATCATGGACATGCACCCGGAGTTCGATCAGGCCTGGGAGATGGGAGAGATGGCCGTGTACCCGCAGGAAATCGAGGGCAAGGTGGTCAACCCCTTTGTCCATACGGTTCTGCATGTCATCGTGGACCAGCAAATCCAGGACGAGGCGCCGGATTTCGTGACCACGTCTTATAAAGAGATGGTCGATATGGGCATGGACAACCACGAGATCCTGCACAACCTGATCTCAGTTTATGCCGACCTGTACTTCACCAACTTCCGCCGCGGCGACAACTTCAGCAACCTGGATTACCAGGAACGTTTGAAGCAGTTGGTGCGGCAGGCGCGTGCCCAGATGGACGAGGGAGAATAGCTCTTCCTCACTACTCCGCCTGACCGGGCTTCAACGGTTCGTGGCAGACTTCGCAGTGATCCAGTTGGTAGTCGTTGGGATGCTGGCAGTTGGGACAGTCCAGCGTTTTATTCTCGGCTTGGGGAGGATCGAACGGCGTCAGGCACTTTTCGCACCACGCGGTTTTGTTTGGATTGGGTGCCCCGCAATGGGGACAGATCGATGTGTGGCTCATACCCCTTGGGATGCAGAACATCCCAAGGGGTTTTGTTTTTTTAACGGATTCCCGGAAAAATCGGGGGGAGGGCGCTTACAGGCACTTGGCGAGGGTCTTGCCGATGTCGGCCGGACTCTTCACCACTTTGATGCCGCACTTCTTCATGACCTTCATCTTGCCTTCCGCCGTACCCTGGCCACCGGAAATGATGGCGCCTGCGTGGCCCATGCGGCGGCCCGGAGGCGCAGTCTGCCCGGCGATGAACCCGACCACCGGTTTGGTGACGTGTTTCTTGATATAGTACGCCGCTTCGTCTTCCGCCGACCCGCCGATCTCGCCGATCATGCAGATGGCCTTGGTGGCGCGGTCCTTCTGGAACAGCTTGAGGGTGTCGATGTAGCGGGTGCCGATGATGGGATCGCCGCCGATGCCGACGCAGGTGGACTGGCCGATGCCCATGGCCGTCAACTGACCGACGGCCTCGTAGGTCAAGGTGCCGCTGCGGGAAATGATGCCGACGTTGCCCTTTTTGTGGATGTGTGCGGGCATGATGCCGATCTTGCATTTGCCGGGAGAGATGACGCCGGGGCAGTTGGGCCCGACCAGACGCGAATCGGAATCCTGGATGTACCGGTACACTTCCACCATGTCATACACCGGAATGCCTTCCGAGATGCAGATGATCAATTCGACACCCGCATCCGCCGCTTCGAGAATGGCGTCCGCGGCGAACGCCGGCGGCACGAAGATCATCGAGGCGTTGGCCTTGGTTTTGGCGACGGCGTCTTTGACCGAATTGAAAACAGGAACGGTGTCCAGCACCTTCTGTCCGCCTTTACCCGGAGTCACACCCGCCACCAGCTGGGTGCCGTACTTCATGCACTGCTCGGCGTGAAACATGCCTTCGCGACCGGTGATGCCCTGAACCAGCAATTTTGTGTTTTCATCTACGAGAATGCTCATTGGATTGCCTGTACGACCTTTTTCGCGGCATCTTTCATACCATTGCCGACGATGAAGTTGATTTCGGATTCTTCAAGAATGCGGTGGCCTTCTTCCATGTTGGTGCCTTCCATGCGGATGACAACCGGAATAGTCACACTCAATTTTTTCGCCGCCGCGACCACGCCTTTGGCGAGGATGTCGCAGCGCAGAATGCCACCGAATATATTAATGAAAATGGCTTTTACTTTGTTGTCAGAGAGGAGAATGCGGAATGCGTTTTCGATCATCTCCTCGTTGGCGCCGCCGCCGACATCCAGAAAGTTGGCGGGCTCGCCTCCACTGTGCTTGACGATATCCATCGTCGCCATCGCCAGTCCGGCGCCGTTCACCATGCAGCCGATGTTGCCATCGAGCTGAATGTAGTTGAGGTGGAACTTGGAGGCTTCGATCTCGTTGGGGTCTTCCTCGTCGAGGTCGCGCATCTCCTGTATGTCGGGATGCCGGCCCAGCGCGTTGTCGTCCACATCGATCTTGGCGTCGAGCGCCAAAAGACGGTTGTCGCCGGTGACCACCAGCGGGTTGATCTCCAGCATCGACAGGTCTTCCTTCACGAAGCACTGATACAGATTGATGATGAAGGGAATGGCCTGCTTGAAGACGTCGCCTTCCAGGTTCAGGGCGAACGCCAGTTTGCGTGCGAGATAGGGTTTGACGCCGATGACGGGATCGACGCGTTCGGTGATGATTTTTTCCGGCGTGGCTTCGGCCACTTCCTCGATTTCCATGCCACCGGCCTCACTGGCCATGATCATGACCTGGCTGGTCTCGCGGTCGAGGATGAGGCTCAGATACAATTCGCGGACGATGTCCATCCCCTCTTCGATCAGAACCTTTTTCACCAGCCGTCCTTCCGGGCCGGTCTGGTGCGTGACCAACTGCATACCGATGATATCTCCGGCGTGCTTCTCGGCTTCCTCCGGGCTTTTGGCCAGTTTCACGCCGCCACCCTTGCCACGGCCGCCGGCATGGATCTGCGCCTTGACCACAACGGGGGTGGTGCCGATCTTCTTCGCGGCGGCTGCCGCTTCGGATTTGTCGTGAACCAGGATGCCGTTGGGTACCGGGACCTTGTATTTTTTGAAGAGCTGTTTGCCCTGATATTCGTGAATTTTCATGGTTCGAATTGAAAGAATTTAATAGGTAACCAAATGTGGGAGATGCTTTGTACCACAGGTTTTAACAGGTTGTCAAAAAAATAAGAGGGAAAGGAATGGGGGGCATAAAACGGCGGACGTGGGGTGCCGGGAAACACAGGCCCGTACGGGCGGGCGATTTTTGCACGGTAAGCGGTTGTGAAGAAAAAATGGGGAGGGCGGCGCGCTGGTTTTTATTTTTTAATGAGTCAACACCGGGCCACGAAGCCGGAGTTCGGGCTGGAGTGGGTACTGGATTCGGCTTCTTCCGCGGCGTTGAAGATCTGGTCCCAGGCTTCGCGCAGCGGTGTCATCACACGCAGGACCGCCTGCAGGGAGGCCTTGTCGTTTTTGATGTTGGCCAGGGTCAACTGGCGCAGCACAAACTGGTACAGCCGTTCCAGATTGCGGCACACCTCACCGCCCTTGTCGGTGTCGAGCGCCACCATCAACTCGTTGACGATGTCCCGCGACTTCTGGATGTACACACTCTTGTGAGCGACATCGTTCTGGTCCAGAGAATCCATCGCCATGGTGACAAACCGGATGGCTCCATCGTACATCATGAGAATCAGCTTGCCCTGGTTGGAGGTCGAGACCTCATTGATCCGGTATTCCTTGTGTCCCTGTGTCTGTCCCATATGTGCGCTCTCCTGTGAGTCTTCCGTGTGGCCGTGTTCGCAGATTTATTTCTTGAGCAGTCCTGACAAATTGGATAAGGACGACTCCACCGCTTTTCGTTGCGCGTCGAGTTGACCCAGAATCACTTCCAATTGGATAAACTGATTACGAATCCGGTCCTCAAACAATTTCAGCCGGTCATCCAGCCGGAGAATGACTTCATTGAGGTCCTCGATTTGTTCCGTGGTGGTGTTGATGTCACCCATCAACGGGCCGTTCTGCGTGGTGTCCGTGTTGAATGTCAGCACCCGGTCCAGTTTCTCCGCCACGCCGATGGAAACAGCGATCGTCCCCTTGCTGCCGTTGCTGGCCAGTTCCGAGGAATCGATGCTGAACACCAGACCCTCGGCGCTGGTTCCCGCCGCGCCGATGAAGGTGCTGCCCGGACCCTGCACGGCCGCAGTGAAACTGGCTTCGCCCACCTTGCGCAATTCCGGAACGCCGCCGGTGACCTGAAGCTCAAACGTGCCTTGCTCGGTTTTGCTGTTGGCGTTCAGGAAATCGACATTGGCGTCGGTGGCGGAACCGGAGGTGATGAACAGGTTGGCCACGCCTTCCGGATCGCTCACCAAGGCCGAGCTCAACTTGGCGCTGTCCAGCACCAACGTGCCGTCGTCCTGGGTGCTGATGCCGATTTGCGACAGGAAGCTGAACGAACTGCTCAACCCGGTCACCTGGCTCGAAACCAGGTTGCTGAGGGTTTCTTCCAGGTTGCGCACCGAGAACTGGCCGAACAGCGGGCCGGACTCCAGCGTGTCGCTGTCGAAAAACGCCTGCTCGTCAATGAAAGTTTGCACCTCGTTGAACTGCTTGACGAAATCCTCGATCTTGGTGCGGATGTTGTCGGTGTCGATGCTGATGTTGATGGTGCCGGAACCCAGCGCGTCCAGGCTCAGCGTCGTGCCGGTGATGACGTCGTTGACGGTATTGGTGGAACGGGTGTAGCTGATGCTGTCGAGAGTGAACGTCGAATCCTGCGCCGTTTGAATGCTGGTGAAAAACTGGTCCGTTCCGCCTTCAAAATAACGGGCCGTCACATCCTGGCTGGAGCCGGTCTGGTTGCCCTCGATCACAATGCTGATGGGAGTGGCCGAACCGTCATCCACCACCTTGGCGGTGACATCCGCCGCTGAGGCGTTGATCAGGTCCACAATCTCCTGCACGGTTTCGTCGCCGCCGACGGTGATATCGGTTACGGTGCTTCCGACTGTGATCCGGAAAAATTCGCCGTCCAGGCCCGGGTTGTAAGTATCCGTCGCTGCACTGAACCGGTCGTCGGACTGCACAATCCCCGTCTGCGCCAGCTGGGTGACGTTGATGTCGAACGCGCCGGTGGGCGAGTTCACGCTGGTGTTGACGCCGACTTTGGCGGTGGAGGTGTCGCCCAGGAAATCGCCAACCTTGTTCAGCATGCGGTCGCGAATGTCCATGGTCCGCACCAGGCTCTTGAACGATCCAGCCAGCGTGCGCAACTCCTTGAACAGGTCGAGCTTGTCGATCTGCAACTCGCGTTCGGACACCTTCGCTTCCAGAGGACGCTGCTGCAGAGCGATCAGTTGCTCGACGACTTCCGAGGTGTTGAAGCCGGATTGAAGGCCAAATATGGATGTGATTGCCATGATGATGTTTCCCAATTGGACCGTTGCGTTGCCGCTGACCGGTCCCCCCTTCAGAGAAGGGGGAGCCCATCGGCTTGCGCCCATGGACCATCGTTCGCTCACAGAGCATCCGCCCGTTTGCCGCGGGCCACGCCCGCTCCTGATGATCTTATCGGCCTTAAAATATGCGGACTTTAGGAAAAAACAGGGCGGCCCCTGCCCTCTGCCTGAAGAACTTGCGTGGCAGGGGGCAGGGCATTGAAATTGCTGGGTTTGGGTATCGGGGCTTGAATCGGCTGCCGGGAAAGTGATATAAGGCCCCACTATGCCCGATCAACTCGACCTGTTTTCCCAGCCGCCGGTGGAAGAGCCGGTAAAGCCCCAAAAACCAAAGGATTTGGGGCCGCGTATCCTGTATTTCGACCTGGAGACGCAGAAGAGCGCCGATGAAGTGGGCGGCTGGGGCAATATCAAGGACATGCTGATGGCCGTCGGCGTCGTCTGGGACAGCCACGACCCGAAACACCACGTTTATTACGGCGAGCCGGACAAGAAGGACGGGCCGGGCTACACCGATCTCATCGACCACCTCAAGTCCGCCGATCTGGTGGTCGGTTTCAACGTCATCGGCTTCGACTACACCGTCATCCAGGGCGCCGCCAGCCAGCGGCACATCGACTTGCTCGACATCCCCACCTTCGACATGCTCGTCGATTTCACCCAGAAAAAGAACCACCGCATCAAGCTCGACAACCTCGCCGGCTGCACGCTGGGCACGAAGAAGTCCGCCGACGGATTGATTTCACTGCAATGGTGGAAGGAATACCTGGGCGGGGACAAGATAAAGCTCGACCAGATCGTCGAGTACTGCAAGCAGGACGTCAACGTGACGCGTGACCTGTTCTTATTCGGCAAGGACCACGGCTACGTCGAGTACGACGGCCGCAGCGGCCAGCGCCTGCGCCTGAACGTGGACTGGACCGTCGAAACCATCCTCAAATCCCCACATCGGTAAATACGCGCACATCATTGCGGGAAGAAGAAGGGCTTATGGTCCGTGAGGGAAGAATCATAAGGTCCCTTTCCCCCCTCCCCTGTACCAAGGGGAGGGTCGGGGTGGGGTTTTGGAGTGCAACCCGTGTTCACGGGTTGCGACCACCAATACCTCCCCTCAATCCCCTCCTTGGAAAGGAGGGGAGATGATGGGGTCTCGCCGGAAGACGGTAGGCCGTCCTTGAATTTTGATTTCCCCGCGGCTTGAGTCTAAAATAGCGTGGAGTGCATTGAGAGCCGTCCGCCCGGCAAAGCCGGTTGAGGACATAATTAATGAGACCCTTGCGTAAGTGGGATTAAACCAAAAACATAGATTCTTCGCTGACGCTCAGAATGACAATTCAGGCTCCAGCATGTCATTCTGAGAAGCCGGGCCACGCCCGGAGGAGACAAGTGGCTTTTGGATTGGCTGACAACCCATCATTCGCCCTAATAGCAGAACCCTATTCCTCTCCCTGTAAGGGAGGCGACGAAGAATCTATGGGTTCACTCTTTTTAAGGCTTATGCGAAGCTCTCATTATTGATTGGAGATCGATTCATGAAACGCAATGTGATTCAGATCATTCTTTATCCGGGAGATCAAAGCGGCTATGTCGCCGAATGCGTCGGCCTGCCGGTCATCACCCAGGGGAGCACGATCGACGAGACGGTGAAGAACATGCAGGAGGCGCTGGCTTTGCACCTCGACGGGGAGAACCTGGAAGAGTTGGAACTGTCACCCAATGCCCCCATCATTGTGAGCATGGAGCTGCAACCGATTCATGGTTAAACTGCGCCGCCTGTCCGGAGGGCAAGTGGTAGCGATCCTGGAGAACTTCGGGTTTTCTCCAATCGGGCAAAAGGGAAGCATCTGAACGTGGACTGGACCGTCGAAACCATCCTCAAATCCCCACATCGGTAAATAAAAGTTTGCTAGTACATATGTGTTCTGCCTAGTAGATATATCTTGGTTTGTTTGGCGGGCATTTTGTTGTATTCACGACATTCTGATTGTCCGCCTTCAAAAATATATCCCTGCTTTCCAAATCGGTTCAAAATCTGAATTTCAGAAACTCCTTTTAGACCCTTAGGCTTTTTTATTATTCCGGTACAAATTCCACCAATCATGGCTTGATATATTGTTTCTGTGACTCGCCGCTCTTTAGAGATGATTTCAACAATTCCTTGTTTGTGATTTACGGATTTTGGTTGCCACAGTTTCAGACTATTTAAAATCTGCGTTGAAACGGAGTCGGCATATACAGGAGTTATAAAAAAGAGAGATATTAATAAGATTTTCGGAAGAGTTCTTATCAAACCTTCACCTCAGCGAGTAGCTTGTCGATGATGTCCTGGGTTTTGATGTTTTCGGCTTCGGCTTTGAAGTTGAGCAGGATGCGGTGTTCCAGCACCTGCTGGCTGACGCTTTTGATGTCGTCGATGGTGACGGCGACGCGGTTGTCCATCAGCGCCCGCGCCTTGGCGGCCAGCACCAGGTACTGACTGGCGCGCGGCCCCGCCCCCCAACTGACCCACTCGGTGACGAATCCCGGCGTCGTGCCGTTCCCCGGTCGTGACGCCCTAACCAAATCCACCGCATACCGCGCGACGTGATCCGACACCGGCACCTTCGGCACCAGCTTCTGCAAGGCCAGAATGCGGTCGGCCTCCATCACCACCTCCAGTTCCGGCTTCACGCCCGACGTGGTGGACAGCGCGATCTGCACCTCCTGCTCCTTGGTCGGGTAATCGACGTTGATGATGAACATGAAGCGGTCGAGCTGCGCCTCGGGCAGGGGATAGGTGCCCTCGTGTTCGATGGGGTTCTGCGTGGCGAACACGAGGAACGGCGGCTCGAGGTGATACGTGTTCGAGCCCACCGTCACCTGGTGTTCCTGCATGGCCTGCAACAGCGCCGCCTGCGTTTTCGGCGGGGTGCGGTTGATCTCGTCGGCCAAAATGATGTTGGCGAAGATGGGGCCGCGGATGAAGCGGAACTCGCGTTTGTTCGTCGCCTGGTCCTCGTACAGGATCTCGGTGCCGGTGATGTCCGACGGCATGAGGTCGGGCGTGAACTGGATGCGGCTGAACTTGAGGTTGAGGACTTTCGCCAGCGAGCTGACGAGCAGCGTCTTGGCCAGCCCCGGCACGCCGACGAACAGGCAGTGCCCGCGCGAGAACAGGGCGACCAGGAGGTCTTCGATGACGGCGTCCTGGCCGATGATGACCTTGCGGATTTCTTTCAGGACGTTGTTTTTGGCTTCCAGCAGCTCGCGGGCGAGATCGAGATCGGGCGTCGTTTGGTCCATGTAGGGTCTCTTTGAAGTCAGGGAGTAAAGGGAACTGATCTTATTTTTTCATATAAGGTGCAGGAAGTCACCCTCCACCCCAGCCCGTCACTCTGTGAGTGCTCCCGTCAAGGGAGAGAGGGGGTTTAAAAGATTCCTTCTCCCCTGGCGGGAGAAGGTCAGGATGAGGGGGGATTCATGATTCTTCCGTTTCCAGATGTATGTCCGGCTCATCCTCATTTTATCAGAGCCAGCAGGGTTTCCTGATGTCCTTTCTTTGCGTTTTCGCCCAGTGCGGCGTAGATGCGGATCAGCCGCTGATGGACCTGCGGATTGAACGGATTGATGCGTTCCGCGCGCTGATAGTACTCGCGCGCCGCTTCGTAATCCTTGCGCAGGAACGCCACCTCGCCGAGATTCGTGAGCGTGCTGGGGAACTGCGGATAGTATTCGAGGCTCTGCCGCAGCAGGGTTTCGGACTCATCGTACTTGCGCGTGATCATGTAGGTGTCGGCCAGCTTGTTGTACAGCACCGGCGACAGCGTGTCCGACTCCGAGATGGCTTTGCGGTACTCGATGATGGCGGCCTGGATGTGGTCGCGGCTCTTTAAAATGTCGCCCAGCATGGTGAGGTCGCGGGCACGGCGGCTTTCGATGAGGGCGCGTTCGCCGTCTTCATCCTCGGCGCGGCCGTTGTCGCGTTTGTCCTTGAACTGGAACTTGAGCACCTTGAGGCCGGGGATGCGTCTCAGTTGCTGCGTTTTGATATAAACCTTCCAGTCGTCCTGAAACCGGTCGAGCGTTTTGCCCACCAGTGTCTGCAGCACGTCACCGATGGGGCGGTTGTCTTTCAGGCCCGCCACCAGCGCTTCCAGTCCTTCGAGGCCTTTCAGGTGCACGAGGTACTGCACCATCGTCGCCACCTCGGCGTAGGCGAGTTGCACGTCCTCGGCGGTTTTGAGTTTGGCGAGCGACGGCATCATCGCTTCGAAATCGATCAGGTAATCGTTGTCGAGTCCGTTGGCCAGCACCGTTTCCATGATGGGGGTCAGGTGGCGGGGTTCACCGCGCCAGCGCGTCTCCAGGAATTTGGCGATGCCTTCATGCAGCCACAGCGGCACGTTGTTGTGGCTCTTGCTGCTCAGCAGGAAGTGCACGTACTCGTGGCTGATGGTGTCCAGCCAGTTGTAGCCGCGCACCAGCGAGCCCGGCGAGATGAGCATCAGCCGGTTGTACTTGCACAGGGCGACGGTGCCGGAGGTCATGATGTCCTGCAAAGTGAGCGGCGAGATACGCGAAAACGGTTCGCGGCTGGGATAGATTTCCACCCGCACTTTCTCTTTCGGGTGGTGATCGAGGATGCCGCCCAGCACGGCGTAGGATTTTTCCAGCGTGTCGAGGGCGTAGTCCACCAGCACCGCATCCGGGCCGTCGGTGTAGCGCAGGATGAAGTGCTCCGATTCGCGGGTGACCATCCCCTGGGTGGCCTGATGCGTTTCGCGGACGTGGTGTTTGAACTCTTTAACGGTCGGCGCGGAGTCCGCGACTTTTCCGAGAAGGTCGAGCGCGCGGGCGTAGTCGCCTTGATAAAACACCAGCCGCGCCTGCAGAAACAGCACGTCGCCGGAGTCGGGGTACGTGTCCATCAACGATTGCGTGTGGGCTTCGGCTTCCTCGAAGCGCCACTGGTCGATGAGCGAATAACCTTTAGTGATATCTTCCTGCAACCCCGCGGTCACTGGAGCGGCAAACAGCGCGCCGCCCAGCAGAATGACGGCGATGGCAACGGCGATGCGGTGCAGGTGCGTTTTCATTTCACCAGTTCCTTATAATACTGGCCGATCATGCGCTCGTATTTTTCCGGGTACTTGTTCTTCATGGCGTCGATGATGTCTTCGCGGAACTGCCCCGGCACCCGGTACTGATCCTCCGAGGGCAGGGTGATTTTTTCCTGGCGCAGACGGCGCGCGCCGCCGCTCTGGCTCGAATCGCGCTGGCTGCCTTTGCCCAGTTGCAGCGAGGACTTCGGCTTGCCCTGTCCCTGCCCGGAGCTTTTCAATTGTTGCAGCATGTCGCGCACTTCGTTGAGTCCCTGCAGCGCGTTGTTCTCCGACTCGATGCTGTCCTGCACGCGCTGGTCGGTGAGGCGGCTTTGCGACTGTTTCATGTAGCGTCCGGTGCCGGTCATCTTGTTGGACAGGCGGGGGCTGATCATCGGGTTCTTGCGGTTCATCTCATTGAACAACTCGGACAACTGTTCGGTCTGCTGGGACAGGCCCTGCTGCTCGCCCGCCATCTGCTGCAACTGTTTCTTTTCCTCATCGGTGAGCAGGCTCTGGTAGTTCTGTTGCAGGGACTGCATCATGGTGCCCAGCTTCTTCGAGATTTCGCTGTTGAGCCGTGAGACCTCATACAGATCATCTTCGATACGGCTCAACAGGGCCTTGTCGATATCGCGCGACATGCGGAAGTGGTTCTGCCAGCGCAGGATATCGGGGTAGGTCTGCTTGAACAGGGAATTGAATTCAAACAGATCCTGAAGCTCGGTGAACTCCTCCAGCTTGTCGTACTTGGAATTCAACTCGGGCAGGTAATTTTTGAAGCCGTGGAACATCTTCATGTGCAGGGAATGGATGCGATCCATGACGTCGGACAGTTCGGACCGTTTCTGCTTGAGTTCCACAAAACTCTGCCGGTGTTCCTCTTCCTTGCCCAGCAACCCCAGGGTTTTCTCACTGAGGTCGCGGATCTCGCGGCTGATGGCATCTTCCTTATCCATCAACTCCACCAGTGTCTGCATGTCGGGATGCGTTTCGAGCAGTCGTTCGTCCGCGCGCAGGATGGACTGAATGGCGTTGACATCTTTCTTCAGGCTGGCGAAAAATTCATTGAGCCGATCCTCGAACAGGCCCAACTGCTGGGCGCGCAGGGATTTGTTGATGCTCATGGTTTTGTCGAGCAGACCTTTTTGCTGCTCGGTGAGTTCATCGATTTTTTGCAGCGACTCATCGATCTGCCGCATGATTTCAAGATCGACCATGTTTTCCTGGTTTTCACTCAGGTTTTCCAGGTTCTCCGAGAACGCGCGCAGGTCGTCCATCAGTTTTTCCATCTCCGCCATGGCTTCCTCGAATTTGCCCTGTTCGACCAGGTCCTTGAGTTTTTCCATCGAGGCGTTGAGGTTTTCCATGTTCATATTTTCGAGCGCCTGCTTGTTGAGGAATTCGTCCGGGAGCCCCTGCATCTGTTTCGACAGCTGCTCCATGATCTGATGAAGGGTTTCGCGGATTTTTTCCATCGCTTTTTTGAATTCGGCGGTTTCATTGGGCGAGTTTTTGTTCTTGATCTTTTCAAACTCCTCGCGCAGGTTCTCGGTCAGGTTGGACAACTCGCGGTCCAGATCCATGACCTGGTTCATGCGTTCGCGGTTGAGCAGCTTGACCAGGAACAGGACGTCGCGTTCCAGATGAGTGATGAGGCGTTCCATCACCGGGCCGCCGGGCGCGGCGTTGAACGCGATCGGCGTGGTTTTGAACAGGGCGTCATTGAGTTGATTCATGGCCTGAATCTGGTCTTCGCGGATTGCATTGAGGCCGCTGATGATGTTGCTCATCAACGTCAGGTACGGCTTCGGGAACGAGTTCACGTCCTGCGCCTGCGTCTGGATGGCCTGCGCCAGGTTGATGATCTCGATCAGGCGGTCGGTGGTCCAGGCGAGGGTTTTCTTGTAGCGGGTCAGATCCTCCGGCGTGTCCGCCAAAGGCTCCGTATGGGACACCAGCGTCTTGGCCAGCAGCGTCACCATTTTCTCAACCAGTTGGTCCTGCAGGGCGAGCAGGTCCCAGCGTTTTTTGCGTTCGTCGAAAATTTCAAACGAGAACATCTCCGACTGTCCGGTATTGGGACCATAGACATTGTCGTTGTCCTCAACCTCCAGGTAATACTGAATGCGGTTGCCCGGCTCCAGAGCCATGGTGGCCAGCTCCCAGGTGTACCCGTCCTTGGCTTCCGTCTCGTTACTCTTGAAGCGTTTGAGCGTGCGGCGCGTGATCTGGCCGTCCATGTCGATGATCAGGTTGACGCGACCGAGGCCGAAGTCGTCGTGTGCTTCATAATAAAACTGGATCTGGTCGGTGACCATGTACACCGGCTTTGGGTTGCTGAGGAAGATGCGGATGGTCGGCGCTTTGTCCTGTCCCAGTTCGATCGGGTATTTCGTCGGCAACAGCACCTTGTGGCCATCCGGCGACTTGATGCGGAATTGGTAGAAGCCGCTTTCCTTGACGATGAAGCGGCCTTGAATTGTGTTGTCGCCCAGAGTGTCCATCGACAGGTTGTCGCGATTGTTCAACACCAGCGACGCGCCGGCAACCGGATGGTTGGTGCGCGCCGTGATCTCGACCTCGGTGCCGGGCAGCACGTGAATCTTGCCCTCGGAATGTTTCAACGACACACGTTTCATCTGCGTGTAGGCCGGGTAGTTGAACACCAGCGACAGCGACTCGATGGCGTAGCTGAATTTGGGACCTTCCGTACCGGTGGCATCGATCGGGCCGGCGGTGCGTTGGGCGGTATTGGCTTCGACCGGCGGCGTGATCCAGTTGTCGTAGCCGCGCGTCCAGAACTCCGGCAGGCTGAGCGCCATCACCAGCAACGCTGCCAACGCGCCGACCAATGCGTAACGCGTGCGTTGCAGGCGTTCGGTGGAGACGATGGATTTGGGATCGATGTCTTGGATGGCGCGCTCGGTGCGG of Nitrospina watsonii contains these proteins:
- a CDS encoding tetratricopeptide repeat protein yields the protein MKTHLHRIAVAIAVILLGGALFAAPVTAGLQEDITKGYSLIDQWRFEEAEAHTQSLMDTYPDSGDVLFLQARLVFYQGDYARALDLLGKVADSAPTVKEFKHHVRETHQATQGMVTRESEHFILRYTDGPDAVLVDYALDTLEKSYAVLGGILDHHPKEKVRVEIYPSREPFSRISPLTLQDIMTSGTVALCKYNRLMLISPGSLVRGYNWLDTISHEYVHFLLSSKSHNNVPLWLHEGIAKFLETRWRGEPRHLTPIMETVLANGLDNDYLIDFEAMMPSLAKLKTAEDVQLAYAEVATMVQYLVHLKGLEGLEALVAGLKDNRPIGDVLQTLVGKTLDRFQDDWKVYIKTQQLRRIPGLKVLKFQFKDKRDNGRAEDEDGERALIESRRARDLTMLGDILKSRDHIQAAIIEYRKAISESDTLSPVLYNKLADTYMITRKYDESETLLRQSLEYYPQFPSTLTNLGEVAFLRKDYEAAREYYQRAERINPFNPQVHQRLIRIYAALGENAKKGHQETLLALIK
- a CDS encoding DUF4175 family protein encodes the protein MDPAHLINEFLDRVRRYRTRVTFLQGTYLILFLLVTGALAANLLAYFLDDPGPWLFPFLVVWSVPVLYLLVRTFVVEWFLRPKREQTALLVENKVQSLNNHLINSVQLQPHLEDGTRTGASRDMIVELLARTERAIQDIDPKSIVSTERLQRTRYALVGALAALLVMALSLPEFWTRGYDNWITPPVEANTAQRTAGPIDATGTEGPKFSYAIESLSLVFNYPAYTQMKRVSLKHSEGKIHVLPGTEVEITARTNHPVAGASLVLNNRDNLSMDTLGDNTIQGRFIVKESGFYQFRIKSPDGHKVLLPTKYPIELGQDKAPTIRIFLSNPKPVYMVTDQIQFYYEAHDDFGLGRVNLIIDMDGQITRRTLKRFKSNETEAKDGYTWELATMALEPGNRIQYYLEVEDNDNVYGPNTGQSEMFSFEIFDERKKRWDLLALQDQLVEKMVTLLAKTLVSHTEPLADTPEDLTRYKKTLAWTTDRLIEIINLAQAIQTQAQDVNSFPKPYLTLMSNIISGLNAIREDQIQAMNQLNDALFKTTPIAFNAAPGGPVMERLITHLERDVLFLVKLLNRERMNQVMDLDRELSNLTENLREEFEKIKNKNSPNETAEFKKAMEKIRETLHQIMEQLSKQMQGLPDEFLNKQALENMNMENLNASMEKLKDLVEQGKFEEAMAEMEKLMDDLRAFSENLENLSENQENMVDLEIMRQIDESLQKIDELTEQQKGLLDKTMSINKSLRAQQLGLFEDRLNEFFASLKKDVNAIQSILRADERLLETHPDMQTLVELMDKEDAISREIRDLSEKTLGLLGKEEEHRQSFVELKQKRSELSDVMDRIHSLHMKMFHGFKNYLPELNSKYDKLEEFTELQDLFEFNSLFKQTYPDILRWQNHFRMSRDIDKALLSRIEDDLYEVSRLNSEISKKLGTMMQSLQQNYQSLLTDEEKKQLQQMAGEQQGLSQQTEQLSELFNEMNRKNPMISPRLSNKMTGTGRYMKQSQSRLTDQRVQDSIESENNALQGLNEVRDMLQQLKSSGQGQGKPKSSLQLGKGSQRDSSQSGGARRLRQEKITLPSEDQYRVPGQFREDIIDAMKNKYPEKYERMIGQYYKELVK